Within the Solwaraspora sp. WMMA2056 genome, the region GCTGCTCGACGTCGGCGGCTACCGGGCAAGCCGCCGCAAGGAGCTGGCGGCCGTCGCGAAGAACGCGGTGGAGAAGGTCAAGGAGTACGGCGAGCCGGTACGGCTCGAGCCGATGTCGGCGTTCGAGCGCAAGTGCGTCCACGACGTGGTGAACGCGCTCGACGGCGTACTGAGTGAGTCCGAGGGTGTCGAACCGACCCGGCGGATCGTCGTCCGGCCGGCCGACTGACACCATGACGCCTCAGCCCGAGTCAGACGACCGGGCGGCCACCGGCCCGGACAGGGACCACCTGTCCGGGCCGGTTCCGTCCACGGCGGTACCTGCGGCGGCCGCGGAGATCTTCGGCCCGCAACGGCTGCCGCTCGCGGTCCGGTACGCCGACCTGTTGGCGACCGAGGGCACGCTCCGAGGCCTCATCGGCCCGCGTGAGGTGCCCCGGCTGTGGGACCGCCACCTGCTCAACTGCGCGGTCCTCGGCGAACTGGTGCCGACCGGTTCGACGGTGGTGGACGTCGGCTCCGGCGCGGGGCTACCCGGGTTGGCGCTCGCCATCGCCCGACCGGATCTGTCGGTGATGCTCGTCGAACCGCTGGCCCGACGTACCGCGTTCCTGGTCGAGGCGGTCGATCTGCTGGGTCTCGGCGGATCGGTGGAGGTGGTCCGGGGCCGAGCCGAGGAGCTGAGCCGCAGCCGTCCGGATGGCGCTGCCCCGATCGTCACCGCGCGGGCGGTAGCGCCGCTGGACCGCCTCGTCGGTTGGTGCCTGCCGTTGGCCGAGCCGGGTGGCCGGCTGTTGGCGATGAAGGGCGGCTCGGCTGCCGCCGAGGTGGCCGAGCACCGGGTCGCGGTGGTCCGCGCGGGTGGTGCGGAGCCGGTGCTGCGGACGTGCGGTGAACGGTGGCTCGACCCTCCGACGACGGTGGTGGAGATCGGCCGGGTGGGTGGCCCGGCCGGTCCGGCTCCTGCTGCCCGGGGTCGGACCGCAGCCGGGCGCGGCCGATCACACCGCAGCGGTCGCGCCGACGGTCAGGGCCGATCCCAGGGCCACGGTCGGTCCGACGGTCAGGGCCGATCCCAGGGCCACGGTCGGTCCGACGGTCAGGGCCGCGCGGGTGGTGGACCGGGACGAAGCGCCCCGCGTCGGGGCAGCTCCTGATCCGCGACCGACCACCCGTCCTGCCGTGAAGGCTGCGACACGTCGGACAGTCGGCCGTGGCCACGCCGGCCCTGATCCCCGTAGGCTGGCCGCGCGTCGATAGTGTGGACCGGGCGGCATCGTGTAACGGCTCGATCATGCCGCCTCTTGCTGGTCCGCACGCCACGCCCGAAAGCGCGGACGTGAGCGCTGGCGGTGCCGATCCATCCACGGCGGGCAGGGATGACACGGTGCATGACAACGGTAGGTACGACGATCCACGGCTGACGGGCGATCGCCAGGGCGGTGACCCTGCGGTGGTTTCACGTGAAACCTCGTACGCCCCCGACTGGTCGAATGGGAGGACCGGATCGATGGCTGACGCCGGTGCACCACCGACCACACGGTCAGCGCCGGTCGCTGTGCCGACGGCGCCCGTGGGACCACCGACAGCGGTACCGCCACAGGCCGGGGAACCGGTGCCGGCGGCTGTGGTGGGTCCCGGGCCGCAGGCCCCGCCGGGGGGACCTGGCCCGTCGGCCGTCGACGCCCCCTACGTTTCACGTGAAACACCGAACCGGGAAGAGGATGATCCCCCCTTGGCAATGGAGGCTTTGCGCGCCGTGCAGATTCTGAACCCGAGCGGCGAGGTGACCATGCCCCGGCCGGACCGGACCCGGGTGATGTGTGTCGCGAATCAGAAGGGCGGCGTCGGAAAAACGACCACCACGGTCAACCTCGCCGTGGCGCTGGCGTTGCACGGAAACCGGGTCATGGTCGTGGACCTCGACCCGCAGGGCAACGCCTCGACCGGACTCAACGTCCCGCACCACGCCGGCGTGCCCGACGTCTACGACTGCCTGATCGACAACGTCCCGCTGACCGAAGTGGCGCAGCCGGTCGAAGGCATCCCCAACCTCTGGTGTGTGCCGGCGACCATCGACCTCGCCGGTGCCGAGATCGAGCTGGTCTCAGTGGTCGCCCGCGAATCGCGGCTGTCCCGGGCGATCACCGCCTACCCGGCCGAGCTGGACTACGTGTTCATCGACTGCCCTCCGTCGTTGGGCCTGCTGACGGTCAACGCGCTGGTCGCCGCCCAGGAGGTGCTGATCCCGATCCAGTGCGAGTACTACGCGCTGGAAGGGCTCAACCAGCTGATCAACAACATCAACCTGGTCCGGCAGCACCTCAACCCGACACTGGACGTTTCGACGATCCTGTTGACCATGTACGACCGCCGGACCCGGTTGGCTGACGCGGTGGAGCAGGACGTCCGCAACCACTTCGGCGAGAAGGTTCTGCAGTCGGTCATCCCGCGCAACGTCCGGGTCTCCGAGGCACCGAGCTACGGGCAGTCGGTGATGACCTACGATCCCGGTTCGCGGGGTGCGACGAGCTACTTCGAGGCGGCTCAGGAGATCGCCGAACGTGGGGCGGCACGGCGTGTGGGCAATGTCTGACACTGTGGGTAGTTCGGGAGGCAGGGCATGAAGAACCGTCCCAAGGGCGGGCTCGGTCGAGGGCTCGGCGCCTTGATCCCTACGGCGGCACCCGCCCCTGCCCAGACCGGTACGCAGGTCGCGCCGCCGCCGGCTGTCCGGCCCACCGGTCCGGTGGCACCGGTGGCGACCGCCGACCGTCTCGACCCGGCCCCGCCGTACCCGCCGGAGGCACCTCCGGCCCCGGTCGAGGAGGCACTCTCGCCGGTGCCGGGTGCCCGATTCGCCGAGTTGTCGGTGAATGCGATCGTCCCGAACCCCAAGCAGCCGCGGCAGGTCTTCGATGACGAGGCGCTCGAGGAGCTGAAGGTCTCGATCGAGCAGGTCGGCTTTCTTCAGCCGATCGTCGTGCGGCAGCTGGACGGCGGCGAGCAGTACGAGCTCGTCATGGGCGAGCGTCGGTGGCGGGCCGCCCAGGCGATCGGCCGGGAGAGCATCCCGGCGATCGTCCGGGAGACCAAGGACGACGCGATGCTCCGGGACGCGCTCCTGGAGAACATCCATCGCGCCAATCTGAACCCGCTCGAGGAGGCTGCCGCCTACCAGCAGTTGCTGGAGGAGTTCGGGGCCACGCATGAGGAGCTGGCGCGGCGGATCGGCCGGAGCCGGCCGCAGATCTCGAACACGATCCGCCTGCTGAACCTGCCGGCGCAGGTGCAGCGGCGGGTGGCGGCCGGCGTGCTCTCCGCCGGACATGCCCGTGCGTTGCTCGGACTCGACGACACGGAGGCCCAGGACGCGCTGGCGCTGCGGATCGTCGCCGAGGGTCTGTCGGTACGGGCGACCGAGGAACTGGTTGCCCTGGCGGCTACCGAGGAGCCCGCCAAGCGTCCAGGCACGCCCCCACGGCGTCCGAAGGCGCACGCGCCCGCGCTGGCGGACCTGGCGGACCGGCTCTCCGACCGGTTCGACACCCGGGTGAAGGTGGACATCGGTCGGAGCAAGGGCAAGATCACGATCGAGTTCGCCACGGTCGACGATCTCGAGCGGATCGTCGGGATCATCGGCATGGACGGTGAAGAGGTTCCTGCCGACCAGGACTGACCGTCGGTACCACGTTTCACGTGAACGGCCCCACCCGCAACCCTCGGGTCGGGGCCGTTTCACGTGAAACGCCAAGCCCGCCCGTTCCACGTGAAACGCCAAGCCCGCCCGTTCCACGTGAAACGCCGGCGGCCTGACCCGGGCCGCGCGTACGCGACGCGCCCGACAGGGGCCCGCGGTGTGTGGTCACCATCGCGGGACTGGATCGTTGAGGACCGGGGGCCACCGACGACCCGGTCGACGCTGACTCAGCTGGCAGAGGGCGGGCCGGGTCAACCGGGACCCGGCAAGCGTCAGCAGGCGGTGTGAGTAGGTAGCGCGTTGTCCACAGGCGTTGTCCACAGGGCGCGTCGTTTCACGTGAAACAGCGGGTGGATCGGGTTGTCTGCCTGTGGATAACTTCTGTGGACAACGCTGTGGATGGCGGCGACGACCGCCGTGGCCGGTGTCTGCGGCCGACCTCCAGGGGCGGTCCGGCCCGCTTGGCGGGACGGGCACGCACGGCGGGCGGCGGCCGTCCGAAACGGGGAACGACAGGTCGGGCAGACTCGGTTAGGGTCAGCGTCGTGCCCCACACCCCAGACGCGATTCCCGACTTTGCGCGATGGCCCTCCTTCCCCTTCGAAGGTGACCTGCGGGTCAAGCAGCTCGACGACCCGGTCGACGTCGAGCCGCCACGCAAGGGGGAAGGTACGGCGGAGTGCTCGTCCTGCGCCGCGCCGGACGACGCCTACATCTGGGTGAGCGAGCGTTGGCGGGTCCGGGCCATGGACCGGCCGACCGGTCTGCCGATGGTGCTGATCCTGGAGTCCCGGTCCCACTTCGACCTCGGGGACCTGCCGAATCTTCTCGCCGCTGAGCTGGGCGTGCTGACGGTACGGCTGGAGCGTGCCATCCGGTCCCTGGACGGCGTGGCGCGGGTGCACGTGAACCGGTGGGGCGACGGCTCCGCGCATCTGCACCTGTGGTTCCTGGCCCGTCCGTACGGGCAGCTGCAGCTACGGGGTACGTTCCTCTCGCTGTGGGACAGCATCCTGCCGCCGATCTCCGAGTCGCGGTGGCGGGAGAATCTGGCGTTGGTGGCGGCCTGGCTCGCCGAGTTCGGCGGGCGGCCGTTGGCCGAGCCACCGCGCATCGAGTGGCGCGCCCCGTCGAGCCTGACCGAGCAGGCGAGTCACCCGATCGACCCGGACACCAACTTCGACGAGGACGCGCCCGCCAGCGGCCCAACCGACGGCGACGGGTCGGTGGCGGTCGCCGTACTGCCGATCGAGAGTATCGAGCCCGCTGCTGACCTTGACGAGCTCGCCGTGCAGGCGCTGACCGGGCGGGCCGAGAACGCAGTCGGCGAACCGGCCGACGTAGATCGCGACGCTGCGGACCCGGACGGCGACGAGACGGCACCGCCGACGGGTGGGCCGGACGCCGCCCGGGAGGCGGACGAGGCGGACGAGGCTACGACCGGGCCGGAGACGCCAGTGGCGACGCAGCCGCCACGGGCACCAGCGGCACCAGCAGGTGCCGCTGTCCCTGCGGGGTCACCGACGGGCGGCGGCCCGGTCGACCAGGGCGGCAAGTAGTCGGCCGAGATCCAGCCCGGCGGCCTCCACCGCGAGCGGCAGCAACGAGGTCTCGGTCATCCCGGGGGAGACGTTGACCTCCAGCACGTGCGGCTGACCCTGCCGGTCCACGATCAGGTCGACCCGGGAGACGTCCCGCAGGCCGAGCGCCCGGTGTGCGGCGACGGCGGTGGCGGCCACCTGACCGGCCACCTCGTCGTCGAGCCGGGCCGGGGCGTGCCAGGTGGTCAGGCCGGCGGTGTAGCGGGCCGCGTAGTCGTAGACCCCGTTGCGCGGCACGATCTCGACCGCCGGCAGGCTCTCCGGCCCGTCACCCCGGTCGACCACCGACACCGCGACGTCCATGCCGGTCACGTACCGCTCGACCAGTGCTGTCGAGTCGTACGCGAAACAACCGACCATGGCGGCGGACAGTTCGGCGGCCTCGCGCACGACGGCGGCCCCCAACCCTGAGCCGCCCTGCGCCGGCTTGACCATCAGCGGCAGGCCGAGGCGTTCCACGATCCGTTCCAGTACGGCGACCGCGCCCAGCTCGGAGAACCGGTCGTGCGGCAACGCCACCCAGTCCGGGGTAGGGATGCCGGCCTCCCGCAACACCGCCTTCGCCGAGGGCTTGTCCCAGGCCAGCCGGGCCGCTCGGGCGTCGCAGCCGACGTACGGCACGCCGCACAGGTCGAGCACCCCGCGCAGCGACCCGTCCTCCCCGGTGGCACCGTGCAACGCGATCACGACGGCGTCCGGCGGGTCGGCGCGCAACGCCGGCAGCAGGGTGACGTCGGCGTCGCGCAGTTCGGCCTCCACGCCGGCCGAGCGCAGCGCGTCCAGCACCCGGCGGCCGGACTTCAGGGAGACGTCCCGCTCGTAGGACAGGCCGCCGGCGAGAACCAGTACCCGCAGGTCACGGGCGGCGGCGGTGGGCTCGGGCTGTGGGCTCATGCCCGAATCATGCCAAGTCTGGCCCGGGGGTGTCCGCGCCGGGGCGTCGCCGCCGGGCACCGGCACCGGTGACCGGGCCGAACACCTCCCGCATCGCGGCCTCGCGTTCCATCACCCCGGCGAGTCGGCGGACCCCTTCGCGGATCCGCTCCGGCGGCGGGAAGGAGAAGTTCAGCCGCATGTTGCCGGCGCCCGAGCCGTCGGCGTAGAAACCGGTCCCGGGCACGTACGCGACCCGCGCGGCGATCGCCCGGGGCACCATGGCCTTGGCGTCGAGCCCTTCCGGCAGCGACGCCCAGACGAACAGGCCACCACTAGGCCGGGTCCAGGTGGTGCCGGCGGGCATCAGATCGGTGAGCGCGTCCAGCAGCGCGTCCCGCCGCTCCCGGTACACCTCGCGGTACGTCTTGAGCTGCTCCCGCCACGGCATCGTCGCCAGGTAGGTGGCGACGGCGGCCTGCGCGTACGCGCTAGGGCAGAGGATCTGCGCCTCGCTGGCGATGACCAGCTTCTCGCGTACCGCGTGCGGCGCCAGGATCCAACCGACCCGCAGGCCCGGCGCGAAGGTCTTGGAGAACGTACTCAGGTAGAACACGCCGTGCCGGCGGCGGGCCCGCAGCGGCGCGGGGGCCTCGCCGTCGAAACTGAGCTGGCCGTACGGGTCGTCCTCGATCACCAACAGGCCGGCGCGTTCACAGATGTCCAGCACCCGCTCCCGGCGCTCCTCGGTGAGGGTCACCCCGGCCGGGTTCTGGAACGTGGGGATCGTGTACAGGAACTTCGCCCGCCGCCCCGACCTGGCGACCTCGGTGATCGCCTGCTCCAGGGCCTCGGGGATCAACCCGTCGGCGTCCATCGGTACGTGCTCCACCTGGGCCTGGGCCGCCTGGAAGACGCCGAGGGCACCGACGTAGGTGGGCCCCTCGGCGAGCACCACGTCGCCCGGGTCCAGGAAGAGCCGGGCGACCAGGTCGAGGGCCTGCTGGCCGCCGACGGTCACCACGACGTCCTCCGGGGAGGCACCGGAGGAGACGTCGATGCCGGACAAAGACATCACCTCGCAGATGCGTTCCCGCAGGTCGAGGGTGCCCTGACCGATGCCGTACTGCAGGGTGGAGGTGCCGGTCTCCGACGCCAGCCGGCCGAGCATCTCGCCGACGGCGTCGAGCGGCAGCGCCGCGACGTACGGTGCCCCACCGGCGAGCGAGACCACCTCGGGCCGACTGGCGACGGCGAACAGTGCCCGGATCTCGGATGCGGTCATGCCGCGGACCCGGCGGGCATAGCGGTCGGTGTAGTCGTCGAGCGTCGTGCCGGTCATGGGCTTCACCTCGATACGCGTCGCTCCGGTGGTGCCGGGGATGGCCGACCGCGACACGCACTGATCGTTTGATGGTAGTCCGGCGTGTCGCCGTACCGCGTCGGCATTACCATGCGGGCCCACATGTCGGACCAGCCGATCGGGATTGGCCCCACCGGCCATTCTCGGCCTGTCCGACCCCTCCCCGGACGGGCGGTTGCGGCGTACGATCGCTCGTTGGGGACGAAGAGACGGCGCCTGGTGGAGCTCGGCGGGTTTCACGACATGATCCGGTGGGGTGTGGGGGAACGCGCATGTCGCGACGTCTGGTCAGTCTGACGCTGGACACGCTGGAGGAACTGCCCGGCTCGTGCCGGCAGTGCGTCTTCTGGGAGCTCGATCCGGTCGCCGCCGACCGCGCCCGCGCCTGTGGCGATCCCGGCCTGGAGAAGGAGGCCTGGGTCTCCCAGACCCTCCTCGAGTGGGGTTCCTGCGGCAAGCTCGCCTACGTCGACGGGATGCCGGCCGGCTTCGTCATGTACGCCCCGCCGGCGTACCTGCCCCGGTCGATGGCCTTCCCCACCTCGCCGGTGTCGGCCGACGCGGTGCTGCTGACCACGGCGCACGTGGTGCCACCGTTCGCCGGCGGCGGCCTGGGCCGGATGCTGGTGCAGGGCGTCGCCCGGGACCTCACCAAACGGGGCATCCGGGCGATCGAGGCGTTCGGCGACGCCCGGCCGGTCGACCCGGACCTGGCCGACGACGGGCCGTCGAACTGCCTAGCCCCGGCCGACTTCTACCTGTCGGTCGGCTTCAAGACGGTCCGGCAGCATCCCCGGTTCCCCCGGCTGCGGCTGGAGCTGCGGACCGCGCTGTCGTGGAAGTCGGACGTGGAGTACGCGCTGGAGAAGCTGCTCGGCTCGATGAGCCCGGAGAGTCTGCTGCGCCCGGCGACCCGGGCGATGACCAACTGACCGGCGACCCGTCGACCGGGCCGACTCAGGCGTCCGCCGTGGCCTCTATGGCGGCCTGCAACGTCCGTACGTCGATCGACCCGGTCGGCACATCCAGCTCCGTCGGGTAGTACATCCGCTGCACTGCGGCCACCAGCGCCTCGGCGACCTGGTCACGGAAGCCGGGGCGGACCAGCCTGGCCCGGTCCCCGGCGCAGGTGAGGTAGCCGACGTCCGCTCGGACCGCCGGCATCCGGGTCAGCCGCAGCAGCTCCCAGCTCTTGGCGTGCACCCGGCAGTCGTGCAGCCCGGTGCGGACCACGATCTCCCGCTGCACCAGCCCGGCGAGGCGCTCGCCGACCGTCGACGTGGCACCGGTGCCGGTGCCGTAGTGGTACGTCGCGACCCCCTCCGCCGCCGGGTTGGTGTGCCCGTCGACGTGCAGCGAGATGAACAGGTCCGCACCGAGTTCGTTGGCGGTCCGGGTGCGCTCCAGGTCGGTCACGCCGGTCTCCGCGTACGGGCCCCGGGTCAGGTGGACCCGCATGCCGGCGGCGGCCAGCCGGCCCTCCAACCGGGCGGCCAGGTCGAACGCCAGGTCCGCCTCGGCCCAGCTCAGCTCGCCGTCGGTCACCACCACGCCCCGGTCGGGGCCGCCGTGGCCGGGGTCGACGACGATGGTCTTGCCGACCAGGGTCGGGCCGGACTGGCGCAGGGCGTCGGACTCGCGCAGCCACTGTGGCCGGCCGCCGACGACCTTGCGGCCCAACCGGCGCAGTGCGTGCATGGTGTACGGGCCACAGGTACCGTCCGCGGTCAGCCCTACCTCCCGCTGGAACTGGGTGAGGGCGCGGGCGGTCCGACTGCCGTAGACCCCGTCTGCCCGGCCCACGTCGTAGCCCATCTCCAGCAGGCGTTCCTGCAGGGTCCGTACGTCCTCACCCACCAGCGGGTCGGCGACGGAGTGGTACAGCGCCCGGTCGCCGAGGCGCCACCGGGCGGCGTCGAGTGCCCGCCAGGTCTCCGCGCCGACCCGGCCGTCGATGCTCAGGCCACGGCACTGCTGAAAAGCGCGTACGGCGTGTTCGGTGGCCGCGTCGAACCGGTCGGCTCCGGGGTCGGGGGCGAGCAGCTCCAGGTTGACCAGGATCGAGCGGATCTCGGCCACGGCGGGACCCTGATCGTCACGGCGGATGGGACGCACGGGACCCCGACCTCCCCCCTGGATCGAGCGGGACGTCCGGAGCGTAACCCGGTTGCGCGGCGACCGTACCGGGGTTGCCCCGATGCGGACCGGACGGGTGCCCGGTCACGGGCCAGCGGCGGCGACACGGGTACGGGCAACGAGATGGGCACGGAAACGACGCCGGCCCGGTGCTGTACAGCACCGGGCCGGCGTCGTCTCGTGTTTTGACCATCGGGGGGATTCGTGGTGGTCGAGGTCTAGCGGAACGGGGAGGACCCTGTCCATGATCCTGAGTTCTCACACAAAGATCATCAATGGGCAGGGTCCTCGATGAGGAGCGTAACGGCTACCGGCACCGGTCACAGCGAGCTGGGCCGGATCTTGCTGGACTCGTGGCGGCGGGAGTTGTACGAGGGAGTCCTCACATCCCGGTCACGGACGTTGTTCACGCTGGTCGACGAGTTGGCCACCGATCAGGGCCGGTGTGGCTGTCCGGCGCATCTGTCGCTGGGCACCGTCACCGGGCACGCCGCCGCGTACCGGGCGTTACGCGACGGCGAGATCGACACCGGCCGGGCGTTGCGGGCGGCGTGCCGGATCGCCGCGCGGTCCGGCCTGCCCCGGGTGTACGCCGTCGACACCACCGCGTGGCCACGGCCGAACTCGCCGACCAGCCCGGACCGGCAGCCCCAGTACACCCCGGGCGGCCCGCGCGGCGCGGCCCAGATCAAGACCGGGTGGCGGTACCAGCACGTCGTCCGGTTGACCCTGACCCCGGACTCGTGGGTCGTGCCGGTCCTGGCCGACCGGATCGCCTCCGACGACGACCTGGTCGAGGTCACCGTGGACCACATCGCCCGGGTCTGCGCCACCGACGGCGCCCGCCCGGCCGATCCGTCACTGTTCCTGCTGGACTCCGGCTACCCCGCGGCCCGGATCACCCACCTGCTGCGCGAACGCGGGATTCCCGCGGACGTCCTGGTCCGGCTGGCGACCTCGCAGACCATGTGGACCAGACCCGAACGCCGGGCCGCGCACCCCCTCGGCGGCCGCCCCCGCCGCCACGGGTTCCGCCTGGCCCTGCGCCAGCCCGACCTGCACCCCGACGCCGGTGTCAGCGGACCACTCGACATCTACGGCACCGTCACCGTCCGGGCCTGGCACCAGGTCCACCCCAAACTCACCCGCGCCAGCCGAGGCTTCACCAACCAGTCCACCCTCCCGATCGTCGAGGGCAGCGTCCTCCTCGCCCGGGTCCAGCACCTGCGCCCCAGCCGCCGCGCGGGCGACCTCGCGCTCTGGTACTCCGGTACCCGCCGTGACCTGCTCACCCTGGTCATGACCTACCTGGCCCGCTTCGACATCGAGCACTACTTCCGATACCTGAAGACCACCGCCCACGCCCCGGACTTCCACCCCCCGCCAACCCGACACCCTGACCACCTGGCTCCGCCTGCACTCCTACGCCTACCTGCACCTGTTCTGCGCCCGCACCCACCTGACCCACCACCGGCTGCCCTGGGAACCCGCCACCACCACGACACCCACCCCCGGCCAGACCCGCCGACAGGTTTCACCCGCTCTGCGCAACGCCTGGCAACCACCAGGCCACCCGAAACCCGGCCACCCCGGCCCCGGACGCCCCGCCGGCAGACGCCGCAAACGCCGCACCCGCTACCCCGTCATCCGCAGGAACGCCATCCACAAGGGCAAATAACAGCCCTCACCCACACCACCACGAACACACCCACACCACACCACCAGACCACCCTGCCCACAGAACGGTCAAAACACGAGCGACGCCGGCCCGGTGCTGTACAGCACCGGGCCGGCGTCGTCAGGTCGGTACGGATCAGAAGGCGGACTCGATGAGCTTCACCAGGTCGCCCTTGGGCCGGGCACCGGCGACGGACTGCACCGGCTCGCCGCCCTTGAACACGGTCAGCGTGGGCACCGACATCACCCGGTACTTGCGGGCGATCTCCGGGTTCTCGTCGATGTTCAGCTTGACGATCTCCACCTTGTCGCCCATCTCGGCGGCGATCTCCTCCAGCAGTGGTGCGACCTTGCGGCAGGGCTGGCACCATTCAGCCCAGAAGTCCACCAGCACCGGCTTGTCGGACATGAGCACGTCGCTGGTGAAACTGGCTTCGGTGACCGCTCGGGTAGCTCCCACGAAATCCTCCTCCTCGACCGCCCGCGACGCAGGTGGTCAGACCTCTTCGAGTGTGGCGAGGTAGCGCTCGGCGTCGAGCGCCGCCGCGCAGCCGCTGCCGGCAGCGGTGATCGCCTGCTGATATGTGTGGTCGACCAGGTCACCGGCGGCGAAGACGCCCGGGACGCTGGTCCGGGTGCTCGGCGAGTCGACCAGCACGTAGCCGTTGCCGTCGAGCTCCACCTGGCCGCGGAACATCTCACTGCGCGGGTCGTGGCCGATGGCGACGAAGACCCCGGTCACGTCGAGCGTCGTGGACTCACCGCTGTGCGTGTTACGGATCCGGACCCCGGAGACTTTACCGTCGGTGCCGAGGATCTCCTCGACGACACTGTTCCACTCGACCCGGATCTTCTCGTTGCCCAGGGCCCGGGCCGCCATGATCCGGCTCGCCCGGAACTCGTCGCGACGGTGCACGATCGTCACCGACTCGGCGAACCTGGTCAGGAAGGTCGCCTCCTCCATCGCCGAGTCGCCGCCGCCGACCACCACGATGTGCTGGCTGCGGAAGAAGAACCCGTCGCAGGTGGCACAGGAGGAGACGCCGTGGCCGAGGAACTCCTGCTCGCCGGGGACACCCAGCGGACGCCACGCCGAGCCGGTCGCGAGGATCACGGCCTTGGCCCGGTACGCCGTCTCGCCGACGTAGACCGTGCTCGTCTCGGCGGAACCCGGCGTGCCGGTGTCGGCCAGCTCCACCCGGGTGACGTCGTCGGTGACGAACTCGGCACCGAACCGTTCGGCCTGCTTG harbors:
- a CDS encoding AAA family ATPase — translated: MHDNGRYDDPRLTGDRQGGDPAVVSRETSYAPDWSNGRTGSMADAGAPPTTRSAPVAVPTAPVGPPTAVPPQAGEPVPAAVVGPGPQAPPGGPGPSAVDAPYVSRETPNREEDDPPLAMEALRAVQILNPSGEVTMPRPDRTRVMCVANQKGGVGKTTTTVNLAVALALHGNRVMVVDLDPQGNASTGLNVPHHAGVPDVYDCLIDNVPLTEVAQPVEGIPNLWCVPATIDLAGAEIELVSVVARESRLSRAITAYPAELDYVFIDCPPSLGLLTVNALVAAQEVLIPIQCEYYALEGLNQLINNINLVRQHLNPTLDVSTILLTMYDRRTRLADAVEQDVRNHFGEKVLQSVIPRNVRVSEAPSYGQSVMTYDPGSRGATSYFEAAQEIAERGAARRVGNV
- a CDS encoding ParB/RepB/Spo0J family partition protein; protein product: MKNRPKGGLGRGLGALIPTAAPAPAQTGTQVAPPPAVRPTGPVAPVATADRLDPAPPYPPEAPPAPVEEALSPVPGARFAELSVNAIVPNPKQPRQVFDDEALEELKVSIEQVGFLQPIVVRQLDGGEQYELVMGERRWRAAQAIGRESIPAIVRETKDDAMLRDALLENIHRANLNPLEEAAAYQQLLEEFGATHEELARRIGRSRPQISNTIRLLNLPAQVQRRVAAGVLSAGHARALLGLDDTEAQDALALRIVAEGLSVRATEELVALAATEEPAKRPGTPPRRPKAHAPALADLADRLSDRFDTRVKVDIGRSKGKITIEFATVDDLERIVGIIGMDGEEVPADQD
- a CDS encoding D-alanine--D-alanine ligase → MSPQPEPTAAARDLRVLVLAGGLSYERDVSLKSGRRVLDALRSAGVEAELRDADVTLLPALRADPPDAVVIALHGATGEDGSLRGVLDLCGVPYVGCDARAARLAWDKPSAKAVLREAGIPTPDWVALPHDRFSELGAVAVLERIVERLGLPLMVKPAQGGSGLGAAVVREAAELSAAMVGCFAYDSTALVERYVTGMDVAVSVVDRGDGPESLPAVEIVPRNGVYDYAARYTAGLTTWHAPARLDDEVAGQVAATAVAAHRALGLRDVSRVDLIVDRQGQPHVLEVNVSPGMTETSLLPLAVEAAGLDLGRLLAALVDRAAARR
- a CDS encoding PLP-dependent aminotransferase family protein, whose protein sequence is MTGTTLDDYTDRYARRVRGMTASEIRALFAVASRPEVVSLAGGAPYVAALPLDAVGEMLGRLASETGTSTLQYGIGQGTLDLRERICEVMSLSGIDVSSGASPEDVVVTVGGQQALDLVARLFLDPGDVVLAEGPTYVGALGVFQAAQAQVEHVPMDADGLIPEALEQAITEVARSGRRAKFLYTIPTFQNPAGVTLTEERRERVLDICERAGLLVIEDDPYGQLSFDGEAPAPLRARRRHGVFYLSTFSKTFAPGLRVGWILAPHAVREKLVIASEAQILCPSAYAQAAVATYLATMPWREQLKTYREVYRERRDALLDALTDLMPAGTTWTRPSGGLFVWASLPEGLDAKAMVPRAIAARVAYVPGTGFYADGSGAGNMRLNFSFPPPERIREGVRRLAGVMEREAAMREVFGPVTGAGARRRRPGADTPGPDLA
- a CDS encoding GNAT family N-acetyltransferase encodes the protein MSRRLVSLTLDTLEELPGSCRQCVFWELDPVAADRARACGDPGLEKEAWVSQTLLEWGSCGKLAYVDGMPAGFVMYAPPAYLPRSMAFPTSPVSADAVLLTTAHVVPPFAGGGLGRMLVQGVARDLTKRGIRAIEAFGDARPVDPDLADDGPSNCLAPADFYLSVGFKTVRQHPRFPRLRLELRTALSWKSDVEYALEKLLGSMSPESLLRPATRAMTN
- a CDS encoding N-acetylmuramoyl-L-alanine amidase — protein: MRPIRRDDQGPAVAEIRSILVNLELLAPDPGADRFDAATEHAVRAFQQCRGLSIDGRVGAETWRALDAARWRLGDRALYHSVADPLVGEDVRTLQERLLEMGYDVGRADGVYGSRTARALTQFQREVGLTADGTCGPYTMHALRRLGRKVVGGRPQWLRESDALRQSGPTLVGKTIVVDPGHGGPDRGVVVTDGELSWAEADLAFDLAARLEGRLAAAGMRVHLTRGPYAETGVTDLERTRTANELGADLFISLHVDGHTNPAAEGVATYHYGTGTGATSTVGERLAGLVQREIVVRTGLHDCRVHAKSWELLRLTRMPAVRADVGYLTCAGDRARLVRPGFRDQVAEALVAAVQRMYYPTELDVPTGSIDVRTLQAAIEATADA
- the trxA gene encoding thioredoxin; this encodes MGATRAVTEASFTSDVLMSDKPVLVDFWAEWCQPCRKVAPLLEEIAAEMGDKVEIVKLNIDENPEIARKYRVMSVPTLTVFKGGEPVQSVAGARPKGDLVKLIESAF
- the trxB gene encoding thioredoxin-disulfide reductase is translated as MDEVRNLIIIGSGPAGYTAAVYAARANLKPLVIEGVQSGGALMTTTEVENFPGFPDGIMGPELMDSIRKQAERFGAEFVTDDVTRVELADTGTPGSAETSTVYVGETAYRAKAVILATGSAWRPLGVPGEQEFLGHGVSSCATCDGFFFRSQHIVVVGGGDSAMEEATFLTRFAESVTIVHRRDEFRASRIMAARALGNEKIRVEWNSVVEEILGTDGKVSGVRIRNTHSGESTTLDVTGVFVAIGHDPRSEMFRGQVELDGNGYVLVDSPSTRTSVPGVFAAGDLVDHTYQQAITAAGSGCAAALDAERYLATLEEV